aattatgttattatttaaaaaaatgtagcataggctactaatttgaaaagaaagttgatatctctggctcaatttttagaaattttgaaaatagacaataaataattacataaggtttttagacaaatttactactgcAAACTTATAGTGCAGCTGAAATAAAATATTGGACCTTGCATTTTAAGGTGATTATATCGAGAACATTATTTTGATCGCCTTTCTTGAGCGGTAATAGGGGTTGGCTACGCCCGCGCTGACGTGATTGAGCAAATCTGACATCACATACAGAAATACCAAGAACATATAGCTATTTGTGGTCTAGTTCATCGCATATAAAACTTATTTGATTGTTTGCCTATGTAATTAAATCAGCTAATAGACATAATTACCTACAACATAGCttatctttattttgaaattattatttataactaagtTGCTCAAACTTGTTTATGATAAAATACTGCCaatgttttcaaattctaaaaaaaggtacatttttattattttttaggtgcATATGTTAAGGagttaattaaacaaattctttactcTTTTCTATTCCAATTATTTATGgataattgaaaaccaaaattaaaacgCAACAAAACAATGAAACAAGTTTATTGACAAGTTACAATATCTTCGGCATTTTGATGAACACATCAACATCACAGTTTcgcattaaataataataacactaTTTCACAAGGCATactttttaactttataatagttttactttttacaaactttaGTTATATTCCTGTTCAGattttatattttggatttttccctTATACACTCATGTTTTACctatatcaaataataatattttataaataacgaCATAACccgaaaaatattcattagttattaaTAACTTTACCATAGAAATAACCGctgaaaattacctttaaaatataatcacATATCCATTATGCTATCTATGGAAGTATTAGCAAGCATCTTAACgttcatccaaaaataaaaaagattcgtGTCCTTTTCATCTCCCGCCCATAGTGGATTATGTTCATTCTCTTTAAATAAAGTCAATTTATCATCTGGTAAATGCATTTCAAACAAATGCAGAAACCTTTCACTTTTATCTGCACACTCATCTGCAGGAGATTTACTACCCAAGAGTCTGAATTCTTTATAAGCTGCAGAATCTTTAATCAAAGAATAATTGATCGCCTCTGGAGAAAAGGGACACAGTCCACAATCCATGAAACCATTCCTAAGATTTTCAACGTCATAAACGAAATCCACTGCCtgttttaaagcaaaagaaaAGTTCTCTTTCCTAAATTTCCTTCCAAAATTATCTATATTCCACTGATCAATGATGTGCTTCCAAATCGATTTCATTGGGCGGAAAAATGCCACGTCCAAAGGCTGAATAATGTGTGTGGCATTCGGGTGAAGAGGAATGACTTCTATATTCTTTTCTGCACAAAAGTTACTCAAAGACATCGTCATATTCGAGGAGTGTTTGTCAAGGAACAGAactattggaaattcaaatttattttctaaaagccAAGGGTAAAAGTCTTCAGTTATGTAATCATAAAATGTCCTGCCATTCATCCATCCATTTTCCGAATTTCCATGAGCCCAGTCATCGGGAATACTGGTAGTGATACTGTAAGGGGTTCTTTGGTATCGAAACATAACCATGGGAGGTGCTAAATTTCCTGCAGCATTGGCTGTGAACATGCTTATTAAACATTCTTTATCGTTGCTTTTGGCTAAATTATGAACTGTTTTCGACCCTCTTTGAATAATCGTTTTGTCACCCTCCGGATTTAAAAAGAAGGCAGCTTCATCACAGGTGAATATTCGAGACGGGTGGATATCCAAGAGATCTTTTTCGTATAGAAGCTTTTTTACCTCAAGGAACCACTTTTTTATCCTCTCTTCGGACAAAGGTGCTCTTCTTTCTCCagagttttcttcaattttttgtgaaaggtTTGGGTGACGACGAATGTATTTTTCATACCAGTGACGACCAGGTCGGCCATCACAAAATGGTGTTTTCCTCTTGACGACTTTGTTTACTAATATCTGTACACTGTCTAAAAGTTGCTGTTTGGTTACAGTAAATCCTTTTGCGCTGACATTCATGAACCACTGTACGAGCTGAGATTCTTCTTTATCTGTTAATACGAGAGCTGGACCCTTTTTGGCTGAAATAGGAGATTTTCCTGTGTGTTTGTAGAGAAGGGTCGTTCtgggaatttggaaaattttgctAGCATTTCGAATGGACatgcctttttttatttctgctaGGGCATTTTCTACATCAGCTTTGGAGTATGTCATCACTCTCGTTACATGCTTCTTTGTGGTTTTAGACATCTTTCTGAAACATAGAATGTAAAAGCTTGAAtaatctaaattataaatttaataatgaaaataactatatttacttttaaaaatctaagagcatttttttataaaagcaaaagtttggaaatataaaaaaatgtttgttagtaACATTGCAGTTATTTGTTgttattaaatttcttcaaattttattgaatttaataatttatctaaatCTCGTTCGGCGTAATTTTAAGGAATAGCTTGGTGGAAGTTTGACAATAGATGTCGAAATATATAAGGCAGCCATTACataacaaaaaacatatttttgataggccaatctaataaatataaaataagtacGCACGTTAATCACAGGTTTTGCCaaaaatcgaagatggctctgatggctataccgcaaaccgattataaaaaatgtttccaggATTGGaccaagcgctggcataagtgcgttgcaGTCGACGGGGAGttctttgaaggggacaatatcgattatgatgaataaacttgtatttttgattttaaaaataaagtcctaaaactttttgatcaaggtggtattttACTCGGTTCTTGTAAATATCTAACTGTGTAGAAAAGGTAGAGTTGGACAGACATATTCACGAGGTTAAGAAGGTTATCGGTGATTAGggcccattatcagaagtaaaaatatatcaagtaaagctaaaaaagcaatacataattctatatttatacagACTGTGCTGTACGGTAGCAAAGTGAGTAATGAGATAATTTTCACAGAATTTTGTTTAGAGGACACTAGTTGacatatttgaaagaaatttgttaacCTCTTCTGACCAGCACCATGAacgcacaaattaaaaaaaatctcatggATCTATTATTCTTTTGCTCTAATAACATAAAATGTATAGGCACATATCGCCTGGTGTACATATTTTCGTATATAAATGCGTGTCCACATATCTCAAATGAAAAGTTCGAAAAAAATgcgattctaaaattattttatatacatcAAACTAGTACATCTATAGTATATTACATGTCGCATgtgtttgtttataataatacatacattttcaaaagtttttaatacaaacatataatatacatattttatgaaatttacaaGTTTCATGAATTGTAGTAaaacaataatacaaataaacattttcaaattacaatgggCAATACTGTATATAATAGGAATTATACATTAGAGAAATAAGATTATGATAGATAATCAGTAGGGACATTTACCTTATCAGCAAACGATTCTCTACTGATGTAGCTGCACGACGGACTGGTGTATAATTTACGGCTAAAGTCCGATATATGATAATGCTAGGTTTAGCCGGTTAAAGCTAGTTCTATCGAAAAAGGCTGGATAAAGCtgacaaaaataacgaatttcggGCTTTAGCCGTTTAATACTAGCATCAGCCAACCACaggtagataaagtaaaaatttttctgtcgGTTGCAAAATGTAAACAGTGACTCATATTTTTCAGCAGtgaatacccagtgggcacagaaTTCGGCACGCTTTTACctcatcgttacgacatcctatgtccgtgtcgttacggtgtctttacgataacgtaaagaaattgtcagatcatacgacgtttttacgatatcgtaaagataccttaacgacatggacataggatatcataaagttgtcttaaagatgtcgtaaagacgtcgccaaattttgtgcccactgggtattatGCTGtctctttctttcttctttcgGTTGGCACTTTCGTTTATCACTGTTGTGAAACAAATATCGAATATTATGTTAAAACGACGAAATGTTATATGTCCTATATGATATTCACATTTCTTTAGGGCATGGTGGTAAACATCGAATGAGCTCCGAAATAAGAACTGCACACAAGAAGTTATGCTTTTCTTTTTGAAGTTTTGTGTTTCATGTCAAAAAAAGTCCACAAAGAAAGGCCTGGTCGTGAGACCTATGGTTTTTTCAGATATGAATAGTAGATGTCGAGTGGATCTTATAGATATACAGTCAAGTGCAGATGGACCATACAAATTTATTATGGTGTTGATTTGAAATAGGAAACAATAGTAATTTCGGGCTATATCCGGATAAACTTAACATTAGCCAAACGTATTAGGATAAAGCTGGagttataatgaaaataaacttacacacacacaaaataacaattcctaaaaaataatttaaaatatgtagaaaaaactgAATGctggtttaaatattacctatttaaaaaagtgctctatactttatttttctttcaaatataaaatacttcgaaatcagaagaaacaagaattctgtaatcggatgaaaaatatttgtttgcttcctccttgcattctcaattgttttatttaaaaaatttgtaattgtcaattttttaattattcttttataagaTGAAATGCATTCTtgataaactgtttaaaaatgttaaagacgcataacatttttttaaattattaagaaaatgtaataattgtatttttaagcattttttaaagattatacctttgttttatgctgtcatatatttattttttattatttacataacaaaaaagaattatgtaagtatatgagTGATTGCCAAAATATTAACCATTTGTAGTCGAAgatattttctatgattaatgaattctctgactgaaaaacttaattttgttaattttattaaaaaaaacctaaatctatacttaattatttaaaacagcaacattatatgcgcgctacagtacgcgggaagcattgcattgccaattaataacataaaaatataaaacgagatattaactatttcagatagcaagtaagaatataaaattgaaaattatttttaaaattcctgcttaatgaaggaatttgttttttatcaaGGAAAAATTAACTTAAAGTTAAAAAGTCTGTTACCTAAAACTGATttagtttaaactaaaataacaaatgatcattttatattttcaaaacgatTTCTAGaccaatatattcattttcatagtatttatgcgatgtctattgtatcaagtgtacagttcttatgttgaaaaaactgatgtgcttctatcttaataacataggtgtcttcgaagtaaatctgacattcgtttcaaattaataattatttgaaggaaagtattcaagcattattctaagagaaattatgccgtcgctgaatacattcattttctcgtcttaaaaacatgaacattgtttcaattaaaatagtggtcaaaataagtatatgaatttacttggatcaagaaacattttgttagagttttatttacttatcatgagaatataatattctcaattcaatattttattaaacttcatgcaagtataatggaacaaattacctcaataattttttgcttagagtaaatatattcttgattcaaatagttgtcctgattctattattttcttgattcaagaaaatcggtctcttgtaaaaagaaaatacttgcttctttcaagtagaatcagccaagtaaattagtctacttgatttaatgctaattttttcAGTATAGAGTATTGAAGGATCCTTGAACTACAGGAGCCTTATACTCGTTGTAATCGTTCACTGCTCAGTTTTGTGCCATTTTTATTGAAGAGATAACATAATGTAGTTCTCTTTATAATAAGTAGGACCTTAAGACCATCCAAGGCTTTCACATATATACTATCCGGAGAAAAATCAACATTCTCAAAAGTTTTAATTCCAAAACCACCACTTGATATTATGCATAGATCTTAACACACATATTGATACTCAATTTCCGTTACATTGCTATCTACCTGTTCTTCAAATTGTTCTTCATTACTAATGTCTGTTAATACTGGTAAGCATCCTTCCTCTTTGTCCACAGCAggctgaaataaaaaagattcgagAGAGAATGTAGACGGAAAGGAATACTTCATACCAAGAGTAACTTCCGTTTCAGCTTGAAACTGAATTCGACGTATGCGGTGCAAGAGTTCTAGCATTGTGAATTTGATAACAGTGGACAAGGTGGAAATCTTGGATCTTGCACAGTCAAAGAACTGTTCACAACGTTGGCTGCTGTACAACCAATGTAGAAAAAGAAAATCTTCTTCTGCGGTGCGGAGTGCATTAATGACTTGAATGAGTGCATGGCCATTTATTTCAATGCACATGTAGGTGCTGGTCATCCGAACATTTTCTTAAAGTAAATATAGTCATTATCTTTAAGAATAATTCGGAATATGAGGGAATATGTACGAATATGaggaaatatttgagaatataaagaatatcaagaatatttggaaatataaagaatataaagaatatttgggaatattaaaagaatatgtGGGAATATTTAGTGAGTGTACGAGGAATATCGGAGTGGTCGATCCTTCGTTTTCTTCCAATTTCAATTAtaacaggaaaaattaatttttaatttaagaacgtGATTGATTCCCGT
The sequence above is drawn from the Belonocnema kinseyi isolate 2016_QV_RU_SX_M_011 chromosome 7, B_treatae_v1, whole genome shotgun sequence genome and encodes:
- the LOC117177211 gene encoding uncharacterized protein LOC117177211, producing the protein MSKTTKKHVTRVMTYSKADVENALAEIKKGMSIRNASKIFQIPRTTLLYKHTGKSPISAKKGPALVLTDKEESQLVQWFMNVSAKGFTVTKQQLLDSVQILVNKVVKRKTPFCDGRPGRHWYEKYIRRHPNLSQKIEENSGERRAPLSEERIKKWFLEVKKLLYEKDLLDIHPSRIFTCDEAAFFLNPEGDKTIIQRGSKTVHNLAKSNDKECLISMFTANAAGNLAPPMVMFRYQRTPYSITTSIPDDWAHGNSENGWMNGRTFYDYITEDFYPWLLENKFEFPIVLFLDKHSSNMTMSLSNFCAEKNIEVIPLHPNATHIIQPLDVAFFRPMKSIWKHIIDQWNIDNFGRKFRKENFSFALKQAVDFVYDVENLRNGFMDCGLCPFSPEAINYSLIKDSAAYKEFRLLGSKSPADECADKSERFLHLFEMHLPDDKLTLFKENEHNPLWAGDEKDTNLFYFWMNVKMLANTSIDSIMDM